The Mycolicibacterium smegmatis genome has a window encoding:
- a CDS encoding nickel-dependent hydrogenase large subunit: MTELDLFVSPLGRVEGDLDVRVTINDGVVTSAWTEAAMFRGFEIILRGKDPQAGLIVCPRICGICGGSHLYKSAYALDTAWRTHMPPNATLIRNICQACETLQSIPRYFYALFAIDLTNKNYAKSKLYDEAVRRFAPYVGTSYQPGVVLSAKPVEVYAIFGGQWPHSSFMVPGGVMSAPTLSDVTRAIAILEHWNDNWLEKQWLGCSVDRWLENKTWNDVLAWVDENESQYNSDCGFFIRYCLDVGLDKYGQGVGNYLATGTYFEPSLYENPTIEGRNAALIGRSGVFADGRYFEFDQANVTEDVTHSFYEGNRPLHPFEGETIPINPEDGRRQGKYSWAKSPRYAVPGLGNVPLETGPLARRMAASAPDAETHQDDDPLFADIYNAIGPSVMVRQLARMHEGPKYYKWVRQWLDDLELKESFYTKPVEYAEGKGFGSTEAARGALSDWIVIEDSKIKNYQVVTPTAWNIGPRDASEVLGPIEQALVGSPIVDAEDPVELGHVARSFDSCLVCTVHAYDGKTGKELNRFVINGMV, translated from the coding sequence ATGACCGAACTCGACCTTTTCGTCAGCCCGTTGGGCCGCGTCGAGGGCGACCTCGACGTCCGCGTCACCATCAACGACGGCGTCGTCACGTCGGCCTGGACCGAGGCGGCGATGTTCCGAGGCTTCGAGATCATCCTGCGCGGCAAGGACCCTCAGGCCGGGCTGATCGTGTGCCCGCGCATCTGCGGCATCTGCGGCGGCAGCCACCTGTACAAGTCCGCCTACGCCCTGGACACCGCCTGGCGCACCCACATGCCGCCCAACGCGACCCTGATCCGCAACATCTGCCAGGCCTGCGAGACGCTGCAGTCGATCCCGCGGTACTTCTACGCGCTGTTCGCCATCGACCTGACCAACAAGAACTACGCCAAGTCCAAGCTCTACGACGAGGCCGTGCGCCGGTTCGCACCCTACGTCGGCACGAGTTACCAGCCGGGCGTGGTGCTTTCGGCCAAACCGGTTGAGGTCTACGCGATCTTCGGAGGGCAGTGGCCGCATTCGAGTTTCATGGTGCCCGGCGGTGTGATGAGCGCGCCGACGCTGTCCGACGTCACACGTGCCATCGCGATCCTGGAGCATTGGAACGACAACTGGCTCGAGAAGCAGTGGCTGGGCTGCTCGGTCGACCGCTGGCTGGAGAACAAGACCTGGAACGACGTGCTGGCCTGGGTCGACGAGAACGAATCCCAGTACAACAGCGACTGCGGGTTCTTCATCCGGTACTGCCTGGACGTCGGCCTGGACAAGTACGGCCAGGGCGTGGGCAACTACCTGGCCACCGGGACGTATTTCGAACCGTCGCTGTACGAGAACCCGACCATCGAGGGACGCAACGCCGCGCTCATCGGACGTTCGGGTGTGTTCGCCGACGGCAGGTACTTCGAGTTCGACCAGGCCAACGTCACCGAAGACGTCACGCACTCGTTCTACGAGGGCAACCGGCCGCTGCATCCGTTCGAGGGCGAGACCATCCCGATCAACCCCGAGGACGGCCGAAGGCAGGGCAAGTACAGCTGGGCCAAGTCACCGCGGTACGCCGTGCCCGGCCTGGGCAACGTACCGCTGGAGACCGGACCGCTGGCGCGCCGCATGGCGGCCTCTGCCCCCGACGCCGAAACGCACCAGGACGACGACCCGCTGTTCGCCGACATCTACAACGCGATCGGGCCGTCGGTGATGGTGCGCCAACTCGCCCGCATGCACGAGGGACCCAAGTACTACAAGTGGGTGCGGCAGTGGCTCGACGATCTGGAGCTCAAGGAGAGCTTCTACACCAAGCCCGTCGAGTACGCCGAGGGCAAGGGCTTCGGCTCCACCGAGGCCGCGCGCGGCGCCTTGAGCGACTGGATCGTCATCGAGGATTCGAAGATCAAGAACTATCAGGTCGTCACGCCGACCGCGTGGAACATCGGCCCGCGTGACGCCTCGGAGGTCCTCGGCCCGATCGAACAGGCCCTCGTCGGCTCGCCGATCGTCGATGCCGAGGACCCCGTGGAGCTCGGGCACGTGGCACGCAGTTTCGACTCGTGCCTGGTGTGTACCGTGCACGCCTACGACGGCAAGACCGGCAAGGAACTGAACCGGTTCGTGATCAACGGGATGGTGTGA
- a CDS encoding hydrogenase maturation protease: MVGCGNLLRGDDGVGPVLVRHLWERGVPAGARLVDGGTAGMDVAFQMRGAERVVIIDAAATGSAPGTVFRVPGEELAELPPLQGLHTHSFRWDHAIAFARWALADDCPTDITVFLIEAENVDFGAELSERVSAAMEEVIALIERDYLGPLRPQAADEVEVEITEDGYLRLTADVAAARFPSDAVAAMVRDDDLWVIPLRGPRSGGLLLKQRNPAGDRSVLIAEVLRDQTRVEVRETLLSGPHRAFWDDEKSALRIPIPADLREAR, from the coding sequence GTGGTCGGGTGCGGCAACCTCCTGCGGGGTGACGACGGGGTCGGTCCGGTGCTCGTCCGCCACCTGTGGGAGCGCGGCGTGCCGGCCGGCGCCCGCCTGGTCGACGGCGGGACGGCCGGCATGGACGTCGCGTTCCAGATGCGCGGGGCCGAGCGGGTGGTGATCATCGACGCCGCCGCTACGGGGTCGGCACCGGGCACCGTGTTCCGGGTCCCCGGTGAGGAACTCGCCGAACTGCCGCCTCTGCAGGGGCTGCACACGCACTCGTTCCGTTGGGACCACGCGATCGCGTTCGCGCGGTGGGCGCTGGCGGACGACTGTCCCACCGACATCACGGTGTTCCTGATCGAGGCCGAGAACGTCGACTTCGGCGCCGAGTTGTCCGAGCGGGTGAGCGCGGCGATGGAAGAGGTGATCGCGCTGATCGAGCGGGACTACCTGGGGCCGCTGCGGCCGCAGGCCGCCGACGAGGTCGAGGTCGAGATCACCGAGGACGGCTACCTGCGCCTGACTGCCGACGTCGCCGCGGCCCGGTTCCCGTCCGACGCCGTGGCCGCGATGGTGCGTGACGACGATCTGTGGGTCATCCCGCTGCGGGGTCCGCGCAGCGGCGGTCTGCTGCTCAAACAGCGCAATCCCGCCGGGGACCGGTCGGTGCTGATCGCCGAGGTGCTCAGGGACCAAACCAGGGTTGAAGTTAGGGAGACCTTACTTTCTGGCCCCCATCGGGCATTCTGGGACGATGAGAAGTCAGCATTACGCATCCCCATCCCCGCTGATCTGCGGGAGGCGCGGTGA
- a CDS encoding NifU family protein encodes MTAAVEAPELEKLAQRVDNAVRALVDLDPEARKVAEELKAALEEIHRVGLVTIVKRMRSGEATREALFELVDDPVVRMLFTLHGIIRPDTTTLAEQALAQVRPQLRSHGGDVTLVRIESGTAFVRLEGACNGCSMSAVTLRQLVETALLEGVQGVSKVEVLPNEPTPTVISIDAVLAGSTVRRRAEEGWVRAGSVDAAVVDDVTPVTVTAPDGSEVRLLLVNLGQRMSAYRNECAHEALPLDGAVLDVGNGTLTCPWHGFCYDATSGECMSAPGVQLEPLPLRIDDGDIWVRVTG; translated from the coding sequence ATGACCGCGGCGGTCGAGGCGCCAGAACTCGAGAAGCTGGCCCAGCGCGTGGACAACGCGGTCCGCGCGCTGGTCGACCTGGATCCCGAGGCACGCAAGGTCGCCGAGGAACTGAAGGCCGCGCTCGAGGAGATCCACCGCGTCGGCCTGGTGACCATCGTCAAGCGAATGCGTTCCGGCGAGGCGACCCGGGAGGCGTTGTTCGAGCTCGTCGACGACCCCGTGGTGCGCATGCTGTTCACCTTGCACGGCATCATCCGCCCGGACACGACGACCCTGGCCGAACAGGCCCTCGCGCAGGTGCGACCGCAACTGCGCAGTCACGGAGGCGACGTGACCCTGGTGCGCATCGAATCGGGGACCGCGTTCGTGCGGCTCGAAGGCGCCTGCAACGGCTGCTCGATGTCCGCGGTGACGCTGCGCCAGCTGGTGGAAACCGCACTGCTGGAAGGTGTTCAGGGCGTGTCGAAGGTCGAGGTGCTGCCCAACGAGCCCACACCCACGGTGATCTCGATCGACGCCGTGCTGGCCGGGAGCACCGTGCGGCGCCGTGCCGAGGAGGGCTGGGTGCGCGCGGGTTCGGTCGACGCGGCTGTGGTCGACGACGTGACACCCGTGACGGTCACGGCGCCCGACGGCAGTGAGGTTCGGCTTCTGCTGGTGAACCTGGGGCAGCGGATGTCGGCCTACCGCAACGAATGTGCGCACGAGGCACTTCCGCTCGACGGCGCGGTGCTCGACGTCGGCAACGGTACGCTGACGTGCCCGTGGCACGGATTCTGTTACGACGCGACATCGGGGGAGTGCATGTCGGCTCCCGGGGTCCAGCTCGAACCGCTGCCGCTGCGGATCGACGACGGCGACATCTGGGTGCGGGTCACCGGATGA
- a CDS encoding NHL repeat-containing protein, whose amino-acid sequence MSRYSVRPVADGRPAGRTAAVLEDELTGGRRPLVWLGAPAPGGLALPPASPTMAWMYSPRGVFVDDEHVVVADSGNHRVLIWHGVPDRDHAPADVVLGQPDGTTEGRAAGGRGPARGMNLPTGVAVIDGRLLVADAWHHRILIWDEVPTRDDVAPDVVLGQPDPESVEPNAGVECSASSFYWPFGFALLGGRFWVADTGNRRVLAWNNGIPDPGQPADVVLGQPDASAREENRGEPVGPSGFRWPHAITGTGDLLLVADAGDHRILGWSPHPGADVLANVVYGQPDFCSATEWPYGPQTGDRFRFPYGAVVDDGRLAVADTANNRILLWDSLPDDPVGGRPADHVLAQPDFASNGENRWDLVGRDTLCWPYGLHLHRDLLAVADSGNNRVMLWGRR is encoded by the coding sequence ATGAGTCGCTACTCTGTGCGCCCGGTCGCCGACGGACGTCCCGCCGGACGGACCGCCGCTGTCCTGGAGGACGAACTCACCGGCGGCCGACGTCCGCTCGTGTGGCTCGGGGCGCCCGCTCCGGGTGGACTCGCGCTGCCGCCGGCCAGTCCCACCATGGCGTGGATGTACTCGCCGCGTGGGGTTTTCGTCGACGACGAGCACGTCGTCGTCGCCGACTCGGGCAATCACCGGGTGCTGATCTGGCACGGTGTCCCCGACCGCGACCACGCTCCCGCCGACGTGGTGCTCGGCCAGCCCGACGGAACCACCGAGGGACGTGCCGCTGGCGGCCGCGGCCCGGCCCGCGGGATGAACCTGCCCACCGGGGTGGCGGTGATCGACGGACGACTGCTGGTTGCCGATGCCTGGCACCACCGCATCCTGATCTGGGATGAGGTGCCCACGCGTGACGACGTCGCGCCCGATGTGGTGCTGGGGCAACCGGATCCCGAATCGGTGGAACCCAACGCGGGTGTGGAGTGTTCGGCGTCGAGTTTCTACTGGCCGTTCGGATTCGCCCTGCTGGGCGGGCGGTTCTGGGTGGCCGACACCGGCAACCGCCGGGTTCTGGCGTGGAACAACGGAATTCCCGACCCGGGACAGCCCGCCGATGTCGTGCTCGGCCAACCCGATGCGTCGGCGCGCGAGGAGAACCGCGGCGAACCGGTCGGCCCCTCCGGTTTTCGCTGGCCACACGCCATCACGGGCACCGGGGATCTGTTGCTGGTGGCCGACGCCGGTGACCATCGGATCCTCGGCTGGTCACCGCATCCGGGTGCCGATGTGCTGGCGAATGTGGTGTACGGGCAACCCGATTTCTGTTCGGCGACCGAATGGCCGTACGGTCCCCAGACCGGGGACCGGTTCCGGTTCCCGTATGGCGCCGTGGTCGACGACGGCCGCCTGGCGGTGGCCGACACCGCCAACAACCGGATCCTGCTGTGGGACTCTCTGCCTGACGATCCAGTCGGTGGACGCCCGGCCGATCACGTGCTGGCGCAACCGGATTTCGCGTCCAACGGGGAGAACCGTTGGGACCTGGTGGGCCGGGACACCCTCTGCTGGCCCTACGGCCTGCATCTGCACCGCGATCTCTTGGCAGTCGCGGACTCCGGCAACAACCGAGTCATGTTGTGGGGGCGGCGATGA
- the hypB gene encoding hydrogenase nickel incorporation protein HypB has product MGRFHRHDDGTVHTHDHDQDGHVHDHAHGDHSGYQTGTERIEVLESIFAENDIRADINRGLFAEHGVRALNLMSSPGSGKTTLLARTLDDLGADVSVGIVEGDIETDLDAAKLGGRGAQISLLNTANGFGGECHLDAPMVNRALQGLDLTRLDLVIIENVGNLVCPAEFDVGEHAKVMVYSVTEGEDKPLKYPVMFRAVDVVLLNKIDLVAHLDADVRTYTSRVREVNPTTEILPVSARTGEGMEAWYDWLRRFLTAGR; this is encoded by the coding sequence GTGGGTAGATTTCACCGCCACGACGACGGCACCGTGCACACACACGATCATGATCAAGATGGTCACGTTCATGATCATGCTCACGGGGATCACAGCGGCTATCAGACCGGCACCGAGCGCATCGAGGTGCTCGAATCGATCTTCGCCGAGAACGACATCCGTGCCGACATCAACCGTGGCCTGTTCGCCGAACACGGTGTGCGGGCACTCAATCTGATGAGTTCACCGGGCTCCGGGAAAACCACGCTGCTGGCCCGCACCCTCGACGATCTCGGCGCCGACGTCTCCGTCGGCATCGTCGAGGGTGACATCGAAACCGACCTGGACGCCGCGAAACTCGGCGGCCGCGGAGCTCAGATCTCGCTGCTCAACACCGCCAACGGTTTCGGCGGTGAATGCCATCTCGACGCACCCATGGTCAACCGTGCCCTGCAGGGCCTCGACCTGACCAGACTCGATCTGGTGATCATCGAGAATGTCGGAAACCTGGTGTGCCCCGCGGAGTTCGACGTCGGCGAGCACGCCAAGGTCATGGTGTACTCGGTCACCGAAGGCGAGGACAAGCCGCTGAAGTACCCGGTGATGTTCCGCGCCGTGGACGTCGTGCTGCTGAACAAGATCGATCTGGTCGCACATCTCGACGCCGACGTGCGGACCTACACTTCCCGTGTGCGGGAGGTCAATCCGACCACCGAGATCCTTCCGGTCAGCGCGCGCACGGGCGAGGGCATGGAGGCCTGGTACGACTGGTTGCGCCGGTTCCTCACGGCGGGGCGTTAG
- a CDS encoding hydrogenase maturation nickel metallochaperone HypA has protein sequence MHELSLCQAIAGVVNEHAKGRSVQVVRVRVGALRQVVPDTLTFCWNIVRDQADLADAALELEVVPGVVDCRQCGQRHELTSRWSILCPSCNSCDVAVVGGEEFLVTSLEVT, from the coding sequence GTGCATGAATTGTCGTTGTGCCAGGCCATCGCAGGCGTTGTGAACGAACATGCCAAGGGCAGATCCGTGCAGGTGGTGCGGGTTCGCGTCGGCGCATTGCGCCAGGTCGTCCCGGACACACTCACATTCTGCTGGAACATCGTCCGTGATCAGGCCGACCTTGCCGATGCCGCACTGGAACTCGAGGTGGTCCCCGGTGTCGTCGACTGCCGGCAGTGCGGTCAACGCCACGAGCTGACCTCACGGTGGTCGATCCTGTGCCCGTCGTGCAACAGCTGCGACGTGGCGGTGGTCGGTGGCGAGGAATTCCTCGTGACATCGCTGGAAGTGACGTGA
- the hypF gene encoding carbamoyltransferase HypF, with the protein MTKPACHSPPPRVIEWPRRLMSVCCRVRLQITGVVQGVGFRPAVARLARDHGVGGFVYNDAGAVYCELEGPQDAVDVVVEALQADPPPLARIDSISVHPVAPLGERTFDIVESSTGDAGERTLIPPDSAICADCLREVRDPADRRFGHAFITCTNCGPRYTVITDLPYDRPATTMARFPMCERCAAEYHDPVDRRYHAQTIACPDCGPRLSWNGDEHDDPIGAAAAALLAGRIVAIKGIGGFHLACVATDTTTVAELRRRKNRPAKPFAVMVADLGAARRIADISAAAAAELSSPAAPIVLVPGRDDTVRDAVAPGLRDVGVMLAYSPVHHLLFDRLGPVVLVMTSANAGGSPIVYRDEDLHWIDGLADAVLSHDRPIHVPCEDSVLTVTDDGHTVPIRRSRGFAPLPMTVRVPGRRDGGAPVILATGGDLKTTFCLLGGDGRAHLSSHLGDMADPRTQLCFTSAYAHVSQMTRRRPDLIACDAHPRYATTNWALRQDLPVWTVQHHHAHAASLLAEHDRLGSLALVVAYDGTGYGTDGTIWGGELLALGDPATFTRVGHLGVFSLPGGDGAVRQPARIALDLLHRAGIEWDPALPCVAELDANAMKILAQQIPRQFRCIPTSSMGRLFDAVSSLLGVCQTVTYEGQAAVELEHVARSGRAVPMDFGVHGGILDPLPLLGDLVAGLRARTEIADLAAGFHAAVIRATVTAVTDCAESAGVGTVGLTGGVFVNRILLDGLREELTSRGLEVLTHACLPCNDGGLALGQAAVVAAGGGIRKGEA; encoded by the coding sequence ATGACCAAGCCCGCGTGCCACAGCCCACCGCCGCGGGTGATCGAGTGGCCCAGGAGGCTGATGAGCGTCTGTTGTCGTGTGCGGCTACAGATCACCGGCGTTGTGCAGGGGGTCGGTTTCCGCCCCGCCGTGGCACGTCTGGCACGTGACCACGGGGTCGGAGGCTTCGTCTACAACGACGCCGGCGCGGTGTACTGCGAACTCGAGGGCCCACAGGACGCCGTCGACGTGGTGGTAGAAGCGCTGCAGGCGGATCCGCCGCCGCTCGCCCGCATCGACAGCATCTCGGTGCACCCCGTCGCGCCCCTCGGCGAGCGGACTTTCGACATCGTCGAAAGCAGTACCGGGGACGCGGGAGAGCGCACGCTGATACCGCCGGACAGCGCGATCTGTGCCGACTGCCTCCGGGAGGTGCGTGACCCGGCGGACCGTCGCTTCGGCCACGCGTTCATCACCTGCACCAACTGCGGGCCCCGCTATACCGTGATCACCGACCTGCCCTACGACCGTCCCGCCACCACCATGGCGCGGTTTCCCATGTGCGAGCGGTGCGCCGCCGAATACCACGATCCGGTCGACCGCCGGTATCACGCCCAGACCATCGCCTGTCCGGACTGCGGGCCGCGACTGTCGTGGAACGGCGACGAGCACGACGACCCGATCGGGGCCGCGGCAGCGGCGCTGCTGGCCGGCCGGATCGTCGCGATCAAAGGGATTGGCGGGTTCCATCTGGCGTGCGTGGCCACGGACACAACCACGGTGGCCGAACTGCGCCGGCGAAAGAACCGCCCGGCCAAGCCGTTCGCTGTGATGGTGGCCGACCTCGGTGCCGCGCGCCGCATCGCCGACATCAGCGCTGCCGCGGCCGCCGAACTCAGCTCACCCGCGGCCCCGATCGTCCTGGTGCCCGGTCGCGACGACACCGTGCGGGACGCCGTGGCACCGGGTCTGCGAGACGTCGGCGTGATGCTCGCGTACTCGCCCGTGCACCACCTGCTCTTCGACAGGCTCGGCCCGGTGGTGCTCGTGATGACGTCCGCGAACGCCGGCGGATCCCCGATCGTCTACCGCGACGAGGACCTGCACTGGATCGACGGCCTGGCCGACGCCGTGCTCAGCCACGACCGCCCGATCCATGTGCCGTGCGAGGATTCGGTGCTGACGGTCACCGACGACGGCCACACGGTGCCGATCCGCCGGTCGCGCGGTTTCGCGCCACTGCCGATGACCGTGCGTGTGCCAGGTCGTCGTGACGGTGGCGCACCGGTCATCCTGGCGACCGGAGGCGATCTGAAGACCACGTTCTGCCTGCTGGGTGGGGACGGACGGGCACACCTGTCCTCACACCTGGGCGATATGGCCGATCCGCGCACACAGCTGTGTTTCACCTCGGCCTACGCCCACGTGTCCCAGATGACCCGGCGGCGACCCGATCTCATCGCCTGCGATGCGCATCCGCGCTACGCCACCACCAACTGGGCGCTGCGGCAGGACCTGCCGGTGTGGACCGTGCAGCACCATCACGCCCATGCGGCGTCGCTGCTCGCCGAACACGACCGGCTCGGCAGCCTGGCACTCGTGGTCGCCTACGACGGGACCGGCTACGGCACCGACGGAACCATCTGGGGCGGCGAGCTTCTGGCGCTCGGCGACCCAGCGACGTTCACCCGGGTCGGCCACCTCGGGGTGTTCAGCCTTCCCGGCGGTGACGGGGCCGTGCGCCAACCGGCGCGCATCGCGCTGGATCTGCTGCACCGCGCCGGAATCGAGTGGGATCCGGCGTTGCCGTGCGTCGCCGAACTCGACGCGAATGCGATGAAGATTCTGGCCCAACAGATTCCGCGGCAGTTCCGCTGCATACCCACCAGCAGCATGGGCCGGCTGTTCGACGCCGTGTCCAGCCTGTTGGGGGTGTGCCAGACCGTGACCTACGAGGGCCAGGCCGCGGTCGAACTCGAACACGTCGCGCGGTCGGGCCGGGCGGTGCCGATGGATTTCGGTGTGCACGGCGGGATCCTCGACCCGCTGCCCCTGCTGGGTGACCTGGTCGCCGGACTGCGAGCGCGTACCGAGATCGCCGATCTGGCAGCCGGATTCCACGCCGCGGTGATCCGTGCGACCGTCACGGCGGTCACCGACTGCGCGGAGTCGGCCGGCGTCGGGACGGTGGGGCTGACCGGAGGCGTGTTCGTCAACCGGATCCTGCTCGACGGGTTGCGAGAAGAGTTGACCTCCCGGGGGTTGGAAGTGCTGACCCATGCCTGTCTGCCGTGCAACGACGGCGGCCTGGCGTTGGGACAGGCCGCGGTGGTCGCGGCCGGCGGGGGAATTCGGAAAGGAGAGGCCTGA
- a CDS encoding HypC/HybG/HupF family hydrogenase formation chaperone, which translates to MCLGIPGKVVAVWDEAGTRMSTVDFGGTTKTVCLAYLPDMQIGEYTIVHAGFAITRLDEASAQETLRMFKDLGVLDEELAEGVETA; encoded by the coding sequence ATGTGTCTGGGAATACCCGGCAAGGTCGTCGCAGTGTGGGACGAAGCCGGAACCCGAATGTCCACGGTCGACTTCGGCGGCACCACCAAGACGGTCTGCCTGGCGTATCTGCCCGACATGCAGATCGGGGAGTACACGATCGTGCACGCGGGCTTCGCCATCACCCGTCTGGATGAGGCCTCCGCACAGGAAACCCTGCGGATGTTCAAAGACCTCGGGGTGCTCGACGAGGAATTGGCCGAGGGGGTGGAAACGGCATGA
- the hypD gene encoding hydrogenase formation protein HypD — translation MKYLDEFRDPVAARTLVDRINRAATRTWTMMEVCGGQTHSIIRNGIDQLLEGSVEFVHGPGCPVCVTPLEVIDRALEIAARDDVIFCSFGDMLRVPGSHQDLFSVKARGGDVRIVYSPLDATRVAADNPDKQVVFFGVGFETTAPANAMAVVHAKRLGLKNFSMLVSHVLVPPAMTAILSSPSNRVQGFLAAGHVCSVMGTSEYGPLVEKFDVPIVVTGFEPLDLLEGVRQLVDLLEAGTPELRNAYSRAVTAEGNVFAQQTLSEVFTVTDRQWRGIGMIPRSGWTLSPQYAEFDAELRFGVGHLQVAESAECRSGEVLQGLLKPNECPAFGKTCTPRNPLGATMVSSEGACAAYYQFRRLEAAAHV, via the coding sequence ATGAAGTACCTCGACGAGTTCCGTGACCCCGTCGCGGCGCGCACCCTGGTCGACCGCATCAACCGGGCCGCGACAAGAACCTGGACCATGATGGAAGTCTGTGGTGGCCAGACACATTCGATCATCCGCAACGGCATCGACCAGCTCCTGGAGGGTTCCGTCGAGTTCGTGCACGGCCCCGGTTGCCCCGTGTGCGTCACGCCCCTGGAGGTGATCGACCGTGCGTTGGAGATCGCCGCGCGTGACGACGTGATCTTCTGCTCGTTCGGCGACATGCTGCGTGTGCCAGGAAGTCATCAGGACCTGTTCAGCGTCAAGGCCCGCGGCGGTGACGTGCGCATCGTCTACTCACCGCTGGACGCCACCCGTGTGGCCGCCGACAACCCGGACAAGCAGGTGGTGTTCTTCGGGGTCGGCTTCGAGACCACCGCACCCGCCAACGCCATGGCCGTGGTGCACGCGAAACGTCTGGGCCTGAAAAACTTCTCGATGCTGGTCTCACACGTGCTGGTGCCGCCGGCGATGACGGCCATCCTCAGTTCACCCAGCAACCGGGTCCAGGGATTCCTGGCAGCCGGGCACGTGTGCTCGGTGATGGGCACGTCCGAATACGGGCCTCTGGTGGAGAAGTTCGACGTCCCGATCGTGGTGACCGGATTCGAGCCGCTGGACCTGCTCGAGGGGGTGCGGCAACTCGTGGACCTGTTGGAGGCCGGTACACCGGAGTTGCGCAACGCCTATTCACGCGCCGTCACGGCCGAGGGCAACGTCTTCGCGCAGCAGACGCTGTCCGAGGTGTTCACGGTGACCGACCGGCAGTGGCGCGGCATCGGCATGATCCCGCGTTCGGGGTGGACGTTGTCACCGCAGTACGCGGAGTTCGACGCCGAACTGAGGTTCGGTGTCGGTCATCTGCAGGTCGCCGAATCGGCCGAGTGCCGCAGCGGCGAGGTGCTGCAGGGGCTGTTGAAACCCAACGAGTGCCCGGCCTTCGGCAAGACCTGCACACCGCGAAACCCGTTGGGTGCCACCATGGTGTCGAGCGAAGGCGCGTGCGCCGCGTACTACCAGTTCCGTCGACTCGAGGCGGCCGCTCATGTCTGA
- the hypE gene encoding hydrogenase expression/formation protein HypE yields the protein MSDAPVTIDPSDWVCPLPLRETKRIVMGHGGGGVLSEELIENLFLPAFDTADAGPARDSALLKVGAGTVAVTTDSYVVQPLFFPGGDIGHLAVNGTINDLACSGAQPVALTAGFILEEGLEIDVLGAVAQSMGAAARHAGVRIVTGDTKVVGKGGADQLFVNTAGVGVVPPGVSIGPELVRPGDHILVSGNLGEHGVAIMSVREGIDFGTAVTTDSAPLHHLVAAMLATGDPSHVHALRDPTRGGLVASVVEIARAARVGMELDEANIPVPESVSSACSFLGLDPLQVANEGKIVAFVDPAHSEAILETMRARPEGANAAIIGRVVEGHPGMAVGKTPFGTTRVIERELGEQLPRIC from the coding sequence ATGTCTGACGCACCGGTGACCATCGATCCCAGCGACTGGGTGTGCCCGCTGCCGCTGCGAGAGACCAAACGCATCGTGATGGGGCACGGCGGCGGGGGAGTGCTGTCGGAGGAACTGATCGAGAACCTCTTCCTGCCGGCCTTCGACACGGCCGACGCGGGACCGGCCCGAGACTCGGCGCTGTTAAAGGTCGGCGCGGGAACCGTGGCGGTGACCACGGATTCCTATGTGGTGCAACCATTGTTCTTCCCGGGCGGCGACATCGGCCACCTCGCCGTGAACGGCACCATCAACGATCTGGCGTGCAGCGGTGCGCAACCGGTCGCCCTGACCGCGGGGTTCATCCTCGAAGAGGGCCTCGAGATCGACGTGCTCGGCGCGGTCGCGCAGTCGATGGGTGCCGCAGCGCGGCACGCCGGCGTGCGGATCGTCACGGGCGACACCAAGGTGGTCGGCAAGGGCGGTGCCGACCAGTTGTTCGTCAACACCGCGGGTGTCGGCGTGGTCCCGCCGGGCGTCAGCATCGGCCCGGAACTTGTGCGCCCAGGCGACCACATCCTCGTCTCGGGCAACCTGGGCGAGCACGGTGTGGCGATCATGAGCGTGCGCGAGGGCATCGACTTCGGGACCGCGGTCACCACCGACAGCGCGCCGCTGCACCACCTGGTGGCGGCCATGCTGGCTACCGGCGATCCCTCACACGTCCACGCGTTGCGCGACCCCACCCGGGGTGGTCTGGTGGCCTCGGTCGTCGAGATCGCGCGCGCCGCCCGGGTCGGCATGGAGCTCGACGAGGCGAACATCCCGGTGCCCGAATCGGTTTCGTCGGCCTGCTCGTTCCTGGGGCTGGATCCGCTGCAGGTGGCCAACGAGGGCAAGATCGTGGCCTTCGTCGACCCGGCGCACAGCGAGGCGATCCTGGAGACCATGCGGGCCAGGCCCGAGGGCGCGAACGCGGCGATCATCGGGCGCGTCGTCGAGGGCCACCCGGGAATGGCGGTGGGCAAGACGCCGTTCGGCACCACCCGCGTGATCGAGCGCGAACTCGGCGAGCAGTTGCCCAGGATCTGTTGA